In Amphiura filiformis chromosome 2, Afil_fr2py, whole genome shotgun sequence, one DNA window encodes the following:
- the LOC140143176 gene encoding uncharacterized protein yields MPLIIVWKVSGGERPKWEEVAYQSAALKTYWGQWDMLTVKEGLLLKRWESDDGKYIKMGASVNKLDVRNIDFHECIGEGGFGSVRRVSFKRPYKGYKEAAGKSVLEELAKKEIEVMSQLNHPNIINLLGVCETGGAHLILMEYAPNGTLHDYLKDPSKTLPYQLQKRWAKESALAINYLHGQNFLHRDIKPQNCLLFQDNLLKLCDFGLSREIKGSQTISSQMGTYRYMAPEIIAGNERGRVIYSRPADIWAYGMLLLEVCSRKPPFPDLELHRVVFEVGNGAKPFIPEGCPKDLLDIMQQCWNNDPKQRPTIASIVNALGTWSLEREFHPEHQGKQLQCHRIACCPNGDMVVSDWDKLYLLDGDGEYKMQLRSTETDSDRKIGKYICNICVSPLGYICVASVSCRFVHVFTVEGKYLHCFTPDDDSNTSAWWKCLAVDREGHLLVGDRETNTITIHTCPDGRLVNKIKYSIGYNVSMVVNSKNQILIYSVSSGSVYSKVVAIDYSGNEVFSFTPKIDEDVSGRKAVSYGIVCDDSDNIYVAMLIVVMFEHLQSIYINTGHIHKYSPTGEFLQCMVRGLHCLSDLSMAPDGSLVVANRKSILKSGFSRDGLLFHPGRLKERKRKNGKRKEGKGKKIEGK; encoded by the exons ATGCCACTCATTATAGTGTGGAAGGTATCTGGGGGTGAAAGACCCAAATGGGAAGAAGTTGCATACCAGTCGGCAGCACTAAAGACATACTGGGGCCAGTGGGACATGTTGACGGTGAAAGAGGGCCTCCTTCTGAAGCGATGGGAAAGTGATGATGGGAA ATACATTAAAATGGGTGCTTCAGttaataaactggatgttagaaATATTGACTTCCATGAATGCATTGGAGAAGGCGGATTTGGGTCTGTCAGACGTGTCTCATTTAAAAGACCATACAAAGGATACAAAGAAGCTGCTGGCAAATCTGTACTTGAAGAGTTAGCAAAGAAAGAAATTGAAGTCATGAGCCAACTCAACCATCCgaatattattaacttgctcGGAGTTTGTGAAACTGGGGGCGCTCATCTTATTCTAATGGAATATGCACCTAATGGCACACTGCATGATTACCTAAAAGACCCATCAAAGACACTTCCATATCAGCTGCAGAAAAGGTGGGCAAAAGAGTCAGCACTTGCAATCAACTATCTCCATGGACAGAACTTCCTGCACAGGGACATTAAGCCTCAAAACTGCCTTCTCTTTCAAGACAACCTCTTGAAGTTGTGTGATTTTGGTCTTTCGCGTGAGATAAAAGGGTCTCAGACAATATCTAGTCAGATGGGAACCTATCGCTACATGGCACCAGAAATTATTGCAGGGAATGAGCGTGGAAGGGTTATCTACTCAAGACCAGCCGACATATGGGCATATGGGATGCTGCTACTAGAGGTCTGCTCAAGGAAACCTCCATTTCCAGACTTGGAATTACACAGGGTGGTATTTGAAGTTGGAAACGGAGCCAAGCCATTTATACCTGAAGGCTGTCCCAAAGACCTGTTAGATATCATGCAGCAGTGTTGGAATAACGATCCTAAACAAAGACCTACAATTGCATCAATTGTAAATG CATTAGGTACTTGGTCATTGGAGAGAGAATTTCATCCTGAACATCAAGGGAAACAACTTCAGTGTCATCGTATTGCCTGCTGTCCAAATGGGGACATGGTTGTGTCTGATTGGGATAAACTCTATCTCCTTGATGGTGATGGGGAATACAAAATGCAACTGAGGTCAACTGAAACAGACTCTGACAGGAAAATTGGCAAATATATTTGTAACATATGTGTATCACCACTAGGATATATCTGTGTTGCAAGTGTGTCCTGTAGATTTGTCCATGTGTTTACTGTAGAAGGGAAATACCTCCACTGCTTCACACCTGATGATGATTCCAATACATCTGCCTGGTGGAAGTGTCTTGCTGTAGATAGAGAAGGGCATTTATTGGTGGGTGATAGGGAGACGAATACCATCACAATCCATACATGTCCAGATGGTAGGCTAGTCAACAAGATCAAATACTCAATAGGTTATAATGTAAGCATGGTTGTCAATAGCAAGAATCAAATCCTGATTTATTCCGTCTCATCAGGTTCAGTGTACAGTAAGGTAGTAGCAATAGATTACTCAGGCAATGAGGTATTTAGCTTCACACCCAAGATAGACGAGGATGTGTCAGGCAGAAAGGCAGTATCATATGGGATAGTGTGTGATGACAGTGATAACATTTATGTTGCAATGTTgatagttgtaatgtttgaacaTCTTCAAAGTATATACATTAACACAGGTCACATTCACAAATACAGTCCCACAGGTGAATTCCTACAATGCATGGTCAGAGGACTTCATTGTCTCAGTGACTTGTCTATGGCACCTGATGGGTCACTGGTGGTTGCTAATCGCAAATCAATTCTAAAAAGTGGCTTTTCTAGGGATGGGTTACTCTTCCACCCTGGAAGATtgaaggaaaggaaaagaaagaacgggaaaagAAAGgaggggaaaggaaagaagataGAAGGAAAATAA
- the LOC140143192 gene encoding uncharacterized protein has protein sequence METNQSEAPDFMRSLSHTDYHDSKLSNETFEVLSSLHLLRYPCRKNETSSHRRSHNNKRWRHRGRRAGRRHLRRENQIPENQIPVIISNSRSNIYVGGQNGCNTNNLIPISRAKPFSNLSVYHWNARSIGNKTVTLVDYVIEKDIDIFFITETWLAVEDPVVIGNCTPPGYEFISIPRGTSNHGGIGVLFKKPLNLVVSPTGFEAITFEHQHISGPTHIHGHTLDFQAIIQDTYTDPLFYSDHNIIMCTVQYEKPQPMKVTKTSREYRKLDMQRFGECLDDRLRSIPSDCNDPDTLCDMYESITLSVLDELCPAVTKERVVKARLPWYSDNIHQERRVRRRLERRLRNTRSVIDDDALIDQKDKVNKLIVQSKQQFFTEKFLSSNTKDMFKTLNGLLNTSSRVLPNADSNTDLANDFLSFFVEKVETIRSNNTTTTESVVNHKVCENNMSGFESLSTSSVSEIICQMSNKSCSLDTLPSWLIKQNLPHLLSIITRIVNASLVSGVFPETLKHSIITPVLKKTNMDPNALKSYRPVANIKCIAKVIEKAASCQIPSTL, from the exons ATGGAAACTAATCAATCTGAAGCCCCGGATTTCATGCGGAGTTTATCTCACACTGATTATCATGACTCTAAACTTTCAAACGAAACTTTTGAAGTATTATCATCTCTTCATCTATTGCGTTACCCATGTAGGAAAAATGAAACCTCCTCACATAGGCGTTCTCACAATAATAAGCGTTGGAGACATCGTGGTAGACGTGCTGGTAGAAGACATTTAAGAAGAGAAAATCAGATACCAGAAAATCAGATACCAGTTATCATATCCAATTCACGATCAAATATTTATGTTGGTGGGCAGAATGGATGTAATACTAATAATTTGATACCAATATCTAGAGCTAAACCATTCTCAAACCTAAGCGTGTATCATTGGAATGCCCGATCTATAGGCAACAAAACAGTAACATTAGTTGACTATGTCATTGAGAAAGATATAGATATCTTCTTCATCACAGAAACGTGGCTTGCCGTCGAGGATCCCGTAGTCATCGGCAATTGTACGCCACCCGGTTATGAGTTCATCAGTATTCCTCGAGGAACCTCCAATCATGGCGGAATAGGTGTTCTGTTTAAGAAACCCCTTAATCTTGTTGTCTCCCCTACCGGTTTTGAAGCGATAACGTTTGAACAT CAACACATCTCTGGCCCTACTCACATACACGGGCACACTCTCGACTTCCAGGCTATTATTCAGGACACTTACACCGATCCATTGTTCTATTCAGATCACAATATCATCATGTGCACTGTTCAATATGAAAAACCGCAGCCTATGAAGGTGACTAAAACATCACGTGAATATCGAAAACTTGATATGCAACGGTTTGGCGAATGTCTTGACGATCGTCTCCGCTCAATACCTTCAGACTGTAACGATCCTGATACACTATGCGATATGTATGAATCAATTACGTTATCTGTTCTTGATGAACTCTGTCCTGCCGTCACGAAAGAACGCGTGGTAAAGGCTAGGCTTCCATGGTATAGCGATAACATCCACCAGGAACGACGCGTCAGAAGACGTCTGGAACGCAGATTGCGCAATACTCGCTCTGTAATAGACGATGATGCACTGATCGATCAGAAAGACAAAGTTAATAAACTCATTGTTCAATCTAAGCAGCAATTTTTCACTGAAAAGTTTCTTAGCTCAAATACTAAAGATATGTTCAAGACATTGAATGGTCTTTTAAACACATCCTCTCGTGTCTTGCCGAATGCAGACTCTAACACTGATCTTGCTAATGACTTTTTGTCATTCTTTGTTGAAAAAGTTGAAACAATTAGATCTAACAACACTACCACAACTGAGAGTGTTGTTAACCACAAAGTTTGCGAAAATAATATGTCTGGATTTGAATCACTTTCAACTTCTAGTGTTTCTGAAATTATATGTCAAATGTCTAACAAATCATGCTCTTTGGACACTCTTCCATCGTGgcttataaaacaaaatttaccacaCTTGTTATCCATCATCACAAGAATTGTTAACGCATCTCTTGTGTCAGGTGTTTTCCCAGAGACATTAAAACACTCCATAATCACTCCTGTCCTGAAAAAGACCAATATGGACCCAAATGCCCTGAAGAGTTATCGTCCGGTAGCAAACATCAagtgtattgccaaagttattgaGAAGGCCGCGTCGTGTCAA ATACCTTCCACACTATAA
- the LOC140143208 gene encoding uncharacterized protein has product METNQSEAPDFMRSLSHTDYHDSKLSNETFEVLSSLHLLRYPCRKNETSSHRRSHNNKRWRHRGRRAGRRHLRRENQIPENQIPVIISNSRSNIYVGGQNGCNTNNLIPISRAKPFSNLSVYHWNARSIGNKTVTLVDYVIEKDIDIFFITETWLAVEDPVVIGNCTPPGYEFISIPRGTSNHGGIGVLFKKPLNLVVSPTGFEAITFEHQHISGPTHIHGHTLDFQAIIQDTYTDPLFYSDHNIIMCTVQYEKPQPMKVTKTSREYRKLDMQRFGECLDDRLRSIPSDCNDPDTLCDMYESITLSVLDELCPAVTKERVVKARLPWYSDNIHQERRVRRRLERRLRNTRSVIDDDALIDQKDKVNKLIVQSKQQFFTEKFLSSNTKDMFKTLNGLLNTSSRVLPNADSNTDLANDFLSFFVEKVETIRSNNTTTTESVVNHKVCENNMSGFESLSCSLDTLPSWLIKQNLPHLLSIITRIVNASLVSGVFPETLKHSIITPVLKKTNMDPNALKSYRPVANIKCIAKVIEKAASCQGPIVGPQCFIMYVHPVGDIIREHNVKFHSYADDTQLFCEFDPKVPGDCDRALGVLSNCISKINAWMYQNKLQLNQAKNGNDDSRRRLRSSSDVTRLVVPRSRRTAGDKAFHVVGPYLLNQLPVGIRETASVQIFKRHLKTHLFPKV; this is encoded by the exons ATGGAAACTAATCAATCTGAAGCCCCGGATTTCATGCGGAGTTTATCTCACACTGATTATCATGACTCTAAACTTTCAAACGAAACTTTTGAAGTATTATCATCTCTTCATCTATTGCGTTACCCATGTAGGAAAAATGAAACCTCCTCACATAGGCGTTCTCACAATAATAAGCGTTGGAGACATCGTGGTAGACGTGCTGGTAGAAGACATTTAAGAAGAGAAAATCAGATACCAGAAAATCAGATACCAGTTATCATATCCAATTCACGATCAAATATTTATGTTGGTGGGCAGAATGGATGTAATACTAATAATTTGATACCAATATCTAGAGCTAAACCATTCTCAAACCTAAGCGTGTATCATTGGAATGCCCGATCTATAGGCAACAAAACAGTAACATTAGTTGACTATGTCATTGAGAAAGATATAGATATCTTCTTCATCACAGAAACGTGGCTTGCCGTCGAGGATCCCGTAGTCATCGGCAATTGTACGCCACCCGGTTATGAGTTCATCAGTATTCCTCGAGGAACCTCCAATCATGGCGGAATAGGTGTTCTGTTTAAGAAACCCCTTAATCTTGTTGTCTCCCCTACCGGTTTTGAAGCGATAACGTTTGAACAT CAACACATCTCTGGCCCTACTCACATACACGGGCACACTCTCGACTTCCAGGCTATTATTCAGGACACTTACACCGATCCATTGTTCTATTCAGATCACAATATCATCATGTGCACTGTTCAATATGAAAAACCGCAGCCTATGAAGGTGACTAAAACATCACGTGAATATCGAAAACTTGATATGCAACGGTTTGGCGAATGTCTTGACGATCGTCTCCGCTCAATACCTTCAGACTGTAACGATCCTGATACACTATGCGATATGTATGAATCAATTACGTTATCTGTTCTTGATGAACTCTGTCCTGCCGTCACGAAAGAACGCGTGGTAAAGGCTAGGCTTCCATGGTATAGCGATAACATCCACCAGGAACGACGCGTCAGAAGACGTCTGGAACGCAGATTGCGCAATACTCGCTCTGTAATAGACGATGATGCACTGATCGATCAGAAAGACAAAGTTAATAAACTCATTGTTCAATCTAAGCAGCAATTTTTCACTGAAAAGTTTCTTAGCTCAAATACTAAAGATATGTTCAAGACATTGAATGGTCTTTTAAACACATCCTCTCGTGTCTTGCCGAATGCAGACTCTAACACTGATCTTGCTAATGACTTTTTGTCATTCTTTGTTGAAAAAGTTGAAACAATTAGATCTAACAACACTACCACAACTGAGAGTGTTGTTAACCACAAAGTTTGCGAAAATAATATGTCTGGATTTGAATCACTTTCATGCTCTTTGGACACTCTTCCATCGTGgcttataaaacaaaatttaccacaCTTGTTATCCATCATCACAAGAATTGTTAACGCATCTCTTGTGTCAGGTGTTTTCCCAGAGACATTAAAACACTCCATAATCACTCCTGTCCTGAAAAAGACCAATATGGACCCAAATGCCCTGAAGAGTTATCGTCCGGTAGCAAACATCAagtgtattgccaaagttattgaGAAGGCCGCGTCGTGTCAA GGCCCCATTGTAGGACCACAGTGTTTTATCATGTATGTCCATCCTGTTGGTGACATAATTAGGGAGCATAATGTCAAATTTCACTcgtatgctgatgatacacaaTTATTTTGTGAGTTTGACCCTAAGGTTCCTGGAGATTGCGACCGTGCTCTTGGTGTACTTTCTAACTGTATATCCAAGATAAACGCCTGGATGTATCAAAACAAGTTGCAACTTAATCAAGCCAAAA ATGGCAATGATGACTCTAGGCGTCGACTCCGTTCTTCCTCTGATGTTACCAGGCTTGTTGTTCCACGCTCGAGGCGTACGGCTGGTGACAAAGCATTTCACGTGGTTGGCCCATATCTTTTGAACCAGCTTCCTGTTGGCATCAGAGAGACGGCGTCCGTCCAAATCTTCAAACGCCATCTGAAAACCCATTTATTCCCTAAAGTTTAG